A window of Amycolatopsis australiensis contains these coding sequences:
- a CDS encoding J domain-containing protein translates to MPEVDYYEVLGIRRDATAADVKTAYRRLAKTMHPDGGGTVGTFRLLREAYDVLGDPVARARYDSGGATVVPVPVRPRPRRRFGDEPGFVPDLPELEAEDLSWWHFAGQDTRMRHGRRRGPGHAPVVAAVAGMVLVLLPLVSGVGFSPPVLIVWLLLTAGTALLVQRLARSYLRASKAREAYAEEFGGRTVFGTPGTERDELAERLTADLLESYLTRLPGARIFHGLAWPGSVFADVDHAVLCGKRLVLIESKLWLPGHYETAEDGRLLRNGRPFRGGGSRLAESLAAYRELLPGVALRGVMIVYPSRSGELTTADPGDLPVAPMTPEDFLHEIGEWLAADPSTVDHETLRAIRDQVVGGGGRAA, encoded by the coding sequence GTGCCCGAGGTCGACTACTACGAGGTGCTCGGCATCCGCCGGGACGCCACGGCGGCCGACGTCAAGACGGCCTACCGCCGGCTGGCGAAGACCATGCACCCGGACGGCGGTGGCACGGTCGGCACGTTCCGCCTGCTCCGCGAGGCCTACGACGTCCTGGGCGACCCCGTGGCCCGCGCCCGCTACGACTCGGGCGGCGCCACCGTCGTGCCCGTCCCGGTCCGGCCGCGGCCCCGGCGGCGGTTCGGGGACGAGCCCGGGTTCGTCCCGGACCTGCCCGAGCTGGAGGCCGAGGACCTGAGCTGGTGGCACTTCGCCGGGCAGGACACCCGGATGCGTCACGGCCGCCGCCGCGGGCCTGGCCACGCGCCGGTGGTCGCCGCCGTCGCCGGGATGGTGCTCGTGCTGCTGCCGCTGGTCAGCGGGGTCGGGTTCTCGCCGCCGGTGCTCATCGTGTGGCTGCTGCTGACCGCCGGCACGGCGCTGCTGGTCCAGCGGCTGGCCCGCAGCTACCTGCGCGCGAGCAAGGCCCGCGAGGCGTACGCCGAGGAGTTCGGCGGCCGCACCGTGTTCGGCACGCCCGGCACCGAACGCGACGAGCTGGCCGAGCGGCTGACCGCCGACCTGCTCGAGAGCTACCTGACTCGGCTGCCCGGCGCGCGGATCTTCCACGGCCTCGCCTGGCCCGGCTCGGTGTTCGCCGACGTCGACCACGCGGTGCTGTGCGGGAAGCGGCTGGTGCTCATCGAATCGAAGCTGTGGCTGCCGGGGCACTACGAGACGGCCGAGGACGGCAGGCTGCTGCGCAACGGAAGGCCGTTCCGCGGCGGCGGCAGCCGGCTCGCGGAGAGCCTGGCCGCCTACCGCGAGCTGCTGCCGGGGGTCGCGCTGCGCGGGGTGATGATCGTGTACCCGAGCCGCAGCGGCGAGCTGACCACGGCCGACCCCGGCGACCTGCCCGTCGCGCCGATGACGCCGGAGGACTTCCTGCACGAGATCGGCGAATGGCTCGCCGCCGATCCGTCCACAGTGGACCACGAGACGCTGCGGGCCATCCGCGACCAGGTCGTCGGCGGGGGCGGCCGGGCGGCGTGA
- a CDS encoding LysE family translocator, translating into MSPAATLGTVLLAYLPAAVSPGPNFVLIAHTAAAGSRRAAVAVALGVVAAGGLLAAVAVFGLGGVLAREPWLATALRVVCGGYLAWLGVRLWWHAHAPAPDAQESENRHNAATHQAGTLFRRGVVSNLTNPKAAAFFGSVLTATLPPGEPTAVKAAAVALIVAASAGWHLSVALLFSSPATRRWYTHAKPALNRSVGTILVVLGVTLAVTP; encoded by the coding sequence ATGAGCCCCGCCGCCACGCTGGGCACCGTGCTGCTCGCCTACCTCCCCGCCGCGGTCTCGCCCGGGCCGAACTTCGTCCTCATCGCGCACACCGCCGCGGCCGGGAGCAGGCGGGCCGCCGTCGCGGTCGCGCTCGGGGTGGTCGCGGCCGGCGGGCTGCTCGCCGCGGTCGCCGTCTTCGGGCTCGGCGGCGTGCTCGCCCGGGAACCGTGGCTCGCCACGGCGCTGCGTGTCGTCTGCGGCGGGTACCTCGCCTGGCTCGGGGTGCGGCTGTGGTGGCACGCCCACGCCCCGGCTCCGGACGCGCAGGAGAGCGAAAACCGGCACAACGCGGCGACGCACCAGGCCGGCACGCTTTTCCGCCGGGGCGTGGTCAGCAACCTCACCAACCCCAAGGCGGCCGCCTTCTTCGGCAGCGTGCTGACCGCGACACTCCCGCCCGGCGAACCCACCGCGGTCAAGGCCGCCGCGGTCGCGCTGATCGTCGCCGCCTCCGCCGGCTGGCATCTCTCCGTCGCGCTGCTGTTCTCCTCCCCCGCCACCCGACGCTGGTACACCCACGCGAAGCCGGCTCTCAACCGCTCGGTCGGCACGATTCTCGTCGTCCTCGGCGTCACCCTCGCCGTAACTCCGTGA